In Pseudodesulfovibrio hydrargyri, a single window of DNA contains:
- a CDS encoding formylmethanofuran dehydrogenase subunit C: MNTRVYLTLRTAPAMPVEAESLLPENVTGKSAEEIESLPLQVGNRTEPVGDHFRVEIHEGRSGGPDEGAAALELTGDLTRFKRLGEGMSRGSLTVNGTVGFHAGARMSGGTLTINGNAGDYLGAMMTGGRITVHGNAGHFAGSAYRGFFRGMSGGSILVLGNAGNLTGARMRRGMIAVRGTCGDLAGYAMGAGTVLIGGRAGVRAGANMVRGTVILLTPPEEMPPTFRYDYTGLPPFWPLMHASLSEAGWTAPEAEARAEFKRYSGDFNEGGRGELLLLSGAA; this comes from the coding sequence ATGAACACGAGGGTTTACCTGACTCTGCGCACGGCCCCGGCCATGCCCGTGGAGGCGGAGTCCCTGCTTCCCGAAAACGTCACGGGCAAAAGCGCGGAGGAAATCGAATCCCTGCCCCTGCAGGTGGGCAACCGCACGGAACCGGTCGGCGACCATTTCCGGGTGGAGATACACGAAGGCCGGTCCGGCGGGCCGGATGAAGGCGCCGCCGCCCTGGAACTGACCGGCGACCTGACCCGGTTCAAGCGGCTGGGCGAAGGCATGTCCCGAGGGTCCCTGACCGTGAACGGCACGGTCGGCTTCCACGCGGGCGCGCGCATGAGCGGCGGCACGCTGACCATCAACGGCAACGCCGGGGACTACCTGGGGGCCATGATGACCGGCGGAAGGATCACGGTCCACGGCAATGCCGGGCACTTCGCGGGCTCGGCCTACCGGGGCTTTTTCCGGGGCATGTCCGGCGGCTCGATCCTGGTGCTCGGCAACGCGGGCAACCTGACCGGAGCGCGCATGCGCCGGGGCATGATCGCGGTGCGCGGCACCTGCGGCGACCTGGCCGGATACGCCATGGGCGCGGGCACCGTGCTCATCGGCGGCCGGGCCGGGGTCCGGGCGGGCGCGAACATGGTCCGGGGGACCGTGATCCTGCTCACGCCCCCGGAGGAGATGCCGCCCACCTTCCGCTACGACTACACCGGGCTGCCGCCGTTCTGGCCGCTCATGCACGCCTCCCTGTCCGAGGCGGGCTGGACCGCGCCCGAGGCCGAGGCCCGGGCCGAGTTCAAGCGCTACAGCGGCGACTTCAACGAGGGCGGACGCGGGGAACTGCTGCTGCTCTCCGGGGCGGCCTGA
- the fhcD gene encoding formylmethanofuran--tetrahydromethanopterin N-formyltransferase, producing MRINNVEIVDTFAEAFPMAAVRVTITAKNEKWAMQAALAATGFATSVIGCGIEADIDGPSPSTPDGRPGVDCLFFGMSTDALEKQMLKRIGQAIMTTPTTACFDGGLAECPADERKPLKLGGKIRFFGDGFQASKIIGDERYWRIPVMEGEFLIQESFSTAKGIGGGNFMILAESDDAALTAAEAAVERMREVRGVALPFPGGIVRSGSQVGSKYAFLPASTNIAFCPTIRSRVPQTVLPPGTNSVMEVVIDALTYAQVAEATRVGIEAACLPGVLQITAGNYGGKLGKHHFHLRELLG from the coding sequence ATGCGGATAAACAACGTTGAGATCGTGGACACCTTCGCCGAGGCCTTTCCCATGGCCGCCGTGCGGGTGACCATCACGGCGAAGAATGAGAAATGGGCCATGCAGGCGGCCCTGGCCGCCACCGGGTTCGCCACCTCGGTCATCGGCTGTGGCATCGAGGCGGACATCGACGGCCCCTCGCCGAGCACCCCGGACGGCCGTCCGGGCGTGGACTGCCTGTTCTTCGGCATGTCCACGGACGCCCTGGAAAAGCAGATGCTCAAGCGTATCGGCCAGGCGATCATGACCACCCCGACCACCGCCTGTTTCGACGGAGGCCTGGCCGAGTGCCCGGCGGACGAGCGCAAGCCCCTGAAGCTGGGCGGCAAGATCCGCTTCTTCGGCGACGGGTTCCAGGCCAGCAAGATCATCGGCGACGAGCGCTATTGGCGCATCCCGGTCATGGAGGGCGAGTTCCTGATCCAGGAGTCGTTCTCCACGGCCAAGGGCATCGGCGGCGGCAACTTCATGATCCTGGCCGAGTCCGACGACGCGGCCCTCACTGCGGCCGAGGCCGCGGTGGAGCGCATGCGCGAGGTGCGCGGCGTGGCCCTGCCCTTCCCGGGCGGGATCGTGCGCAGCGGAAGCCAGGTGGGGTCCAAGTACGCCTTCCTGCCCGCTTCCACCAACATCGCCTTCTGCCCGACCATCCGCAGCCGTGTGCCGCAGACCGTGCTCCCGCCCGGGACCAACTCGGTCATGGAGGTGGTCATCGACGCCCTGACTTACGCCCAGGTGGCCGAGGCGACCCGGGTCGGCATCGAGGCGGCCTGCCTCCCCGGCGTGCTCCAGATCACCGCCGGAAACTACGGCGGCAAGCTCGGCAAGCACCACTTCCACCTCCGGGAGCTGCTCGGATGA
- a CDS encoding formylmethanofuran dehydrogenase subunit A produces MLRITNGQVHDPANGLSGEVRDVIIDGGTIVSAEGLPQAQLDEMETIDATGCVVMPGGVDIHSHIAGAKVNSGRILCPEEHGSHVSARTAITRAGCGLTVPTTHRTGYLYSKLGYTTAFEAAVPPLEARHAHEELQDLPMLDKGCYTVMGNNHLVMQVLSDSDPVRRKERLRDLVSWLLKASRGYAVKVVNPGGVEDWKWNTGAADLDIPTPPFGVTPRQIISALAETVDDLKLPHSMHLHCNHLGEPGNLATTLATMRNLEGHRAHFTHLQFHSYGKTPKGGFTSGAAEMAEYFNRHPEFTCDVGQIVFGPTLTMTSDAPMEFHLHQMRKAKWASGDIEMESGSGVVPMTYSPGVLVNAIQWAVGLELLLLIKNPWQIILTTDHPNAGPFTAYPEIIKLLMDADYRNSWLEKLHPKVRRYTCLFDLNREYTFDEIAVITRSGPARALGLANKGHIGAGAEADVAIYRIGDDKRAMFNAPAYVLKQGEVVVRDGEIVRTVQGRTLGVSPEGGERLDDELTETFDGYYTVRLANYMVEDEYLDRPEVVPCG; encoded by the coding sequence ATGCTGCGAATAACTAACGGCCAAGTCCACGACCCGGCCAACGGCCTGAGCGGCGAGGTGCGGGACGTGATCATTGACGGCGGGACCATCGTCTCCGCCGAAGGGCTCCCGCAGGCGCAGCTCGACGAGATGGAGACCATCGACGCAACCGGCTGCGTGGTCATGCCCGGCGGCGTGGACATCCACAGCCATATCGCCGGGGCCAAGGTCAACAGCGGGCGCATCCTCTGCCCCGAGGAGCACGGCAGCCACGTATCGGCCCGGACTGCGATCACGCGGGCCGGGTGCGGCCTGACCGTGCCCACCACCCACCGCACCGGCTACCTCTATTCCAAGCTCGGCTACACCACCGCCTTCGAGGCCGCGGTGCCGCCGCTCGAGGCCCGGCACGCCCACGAGGAGTTGCAGGACCTGCCCATGCTGGACAAGGGCTGCTACACGGTCATGGGCAACAACCACCTGGTCATGCAGGTCCTGAGCGACAGCGACCCGGTGCGCCGCAAGGAGCGGCTGCGCGATCTGGTCTCCTGGCTGCTCAAGGCCAGCCGGGGCTACGCCGTGAAGGTCGTCAACCCCGGCGGCGTGGAGGACTGGAAGTGGAACACGGGCGCGGCCGACCTGGACATCCCCACCCCGCCCTTCGGGGTGACGCCCAGGCAGATCATCTCGGCCCTGGCCGAGACGGTTGACGACCTCAAGCTGCCCCATTCCATGCACCTGCACTGCAACCATCTGGGCGAGCCCGGCAACCTGGCCACCACCTTGGCGACCATGCGCAACCTGGAGGGGCACCGGGCCCACTTCACCCACCTGCAGTTCCACTCCTACGGCAAGACGCCCAAGGGCGGATTCACCTCGGGCGCGGCGGAGATGGCCGAGTACTTCAACCGGCATCCCGAGTTCACATGCGACGTGGGCCAGATCGTCTTCGGCCCCACCCTGACCATGACCTCGGACGCGCCCATGGAGTTTCATCTGCACCAGATGCGCAAGGCCAAGTGGGCCAGCGGCGACATCGAGATGGAGAGCGGGTCGGGCGTGGTGCCCATGACCTACAGCCCCGGCGTGCTGGTCAACGCCATCCAGTGGGCCGTGGGACTCGAGCTCCTGCTGCTGATCAAGAACCCCTGGCAGATCATCCTGACCACGGACCACCCCAACGCGGGCCCGTTCACGGCCTACCCGGAGATCATCAAGCTGCTCATGGACGCGGACTACCGCAACTCCTGGCTGGAGAAGCTCCACCCCAAGGTCCGGCGGTACACCTGCCTGTTCGACCTCAACCGCGAATACACCTTCGACGAGATCGCGGTCATCACCCGTTCCGGCCCGGCCCGGGCCCTGGGCCTGGCGAACAAGGGCCACATCGGGGCGGGCGCCGAGGCCGACGTGGCCATCTACCGTATAGGCGACGACAAGCGGGCCATGTTCAACGCACCGGCTTACGTCCTCAAGCAGGGCGAGGTGGTCGTGCGCGACGGCGAGATCGTCCGGACCGTACAGGGCAGGACCCTGGGCGTCTCCCCGGAAGGGGGCGAGCGGCTGGACGACGAACTGACCGAGACCTTTGACGGCTACTACACGGTCAGGCTGGCGAACTACATGGTGGAAGACGAATATCTGGACCGGCCGGAGGTTGTCCCATGCGGATAA